A window of the Fulvia fulva chromosome 11, complete sequence genome harbors these coding sequences:
- a CDS encoding Short-chain dehydrogenase/reductase phmF, whose translation MRLLTTLLALIAIIYYLLPLLLAEVFPWQYLWAQRKGRPTVLQTTYSGRTILITGANGAYGSRAAKLFALRDAERLILVDVRDCSHLKEEIEREVEALGNGKRCPQILVWTVDMMTFAGCQELAEKVKGLESGLDHVLMTMGILSFARKESPEGWETSLQVNYLSNACAALLMLPHIRSSPSNPNPPVLTFITSFGIFPASPTMSLPKTGSYLKHLSNNKDGMAQKHQYGRSKGLLLYFARELATRLSAGSGLPRVTVTSADPGTAWTGLTQPNKAEFITRVITDFGARPPEFGAAALVNGVSADASKHGKILHDFSTVPYPPFMERQSGRLAQERVWKETREELEAKVPEIKAVYDQLD comes from the exons ATGCGGCTCCTCACCACACTCCTCGCCCTCATCGCCATAATCTACTACCTCCTCCCCCTCCTCCTCGCCGAAGTCTTTCCCTGGCAATACCTCTGGGCCCAACGCAAAGGGCGCCCCACCGTTCTTCAAACCACCTACTCCGGCCGCACAATCCTCATCACCGGGGCCAACGGCGCGTACGGATCCCGCGCCGCCAAACTCTTCGCTCTCCGCGATGCAGAGAGGCTCATTCTGGTTGATGTGAGGGACTGTAGTCATTTGAAGGAGGAGATTGAGAGGGAGGTTGAAGCTTTAGGGAATGGGAAGCGATGTCCACAGATTCTTGTGTGGACTGTTGATATGATGACTTTTGCTGGATGTCAGGAATTGGCGGAGAAGGTGAAGGGATTGGAGAGTGGTCTTGATCATGTTCTAATGACGATGGGAATCCTCTCCTTCGCACGGAAAGAATCACCGGAAGGGTGGGAAACCT CCCTCCAAGTAAACTACCTCTCCAACGCCTGCGCTGCCCTCCTAATGCTTCCACACATCCGTTCCTCGCCATCCAACCCCAACCCTCCAGTATTGACGTTCATAACCTCCTTCGGAATCTTCCCGGCCTCACCAACCATGTCCCTCCCCAAGACGGGATCCTACCTGAAGCACTTAAGCAACAACAAAGACGGCATGGCTCAAAAGCATCAGTACGGACGCTCCAAAGGATTGCTGCTTTACTTCGCCCGCGAACTCGCTACACGTCTCAGCGCCGGTTCCGGACTTCCCAGGGTTACCGTCACGAGTGCGGATCCTGGCACGGCTTGGACGGGGTTGACGCAGCCGAATAAAGCCGAGTTCATCACCAGAGTCATCACAGATTTCGGCGCTCGACCTCCAGAATTTGGAGCTGCGGCGTTGGTCAATGGCGTGAGCGCTGATGCGAGTAAGCATGGGAAAATCCTGCACGACTTTAGCACTGTGCC ATATCCCCCCTTTATGGAGCGGCAAAGCGGTCGTCTGGCGCAGGAACGTGTCTGGAAAGAGACTCGCGAGGAGTTAGAAGCAAAAGTGCCTGAGATCAAGGCGGTGTACGATCAGCTTGATTGA
- a CDS encoding Chitin synthase regulatory factor 4 produces MANYGHPPAMSSTFVPGGFDDDYYMPVASPPLMAPEPQRINPDMSNQIAGGLQHMDLNGQSRSSYVSPPEANTPHLSPFPKLQNPPPNVPPSDDELEARLENARLPVLNSNDPEMQLAWAQDALTHVAICAVEAERLAALKPQQARAATPRIEHQLKSDAMNIVTFLADQHHPRAEFLRGMWLEWGRYGQREDKKEAFRCYSRAADRGYVRAEYRIGMLYEGYNDPAKALRHYHRGVDAGDAASCYRLGMMTIRGQHGQQQDYTKGIELIRKSAEGADENAAQGAYVYGMLLARELPQVVVPEQYLELNEQLAKQYIEKAAYMKFAKAQVKMGSAYELGSMGCEFSPALSIHYNALASKQGESDADMALSKWFLVGSEGLFPKNEELAYTYAERAASGALPTAEFALGYFNEIGMHVPVDLEKAEEWYQKAAKHGNSDAKNRLEGLSRKQVLTRTDHEKTAINRIKLQHGSMRGQRPTRFQRQQPSVGTIEESASGAPYGDGYGAVQPSRNSSRTPYPEDNGPPQIGHLPALDARPTSVAPYPMSDGPPPGAHTSPQVGTGPAGGFFNPGGPQGPRPATTINADRPTSAFGIRSDHHGDPNFRPNSTASVPTRQQPYPGRLAPAPLGGGLRPQTARPYEQRQTSAPAYGQGSAGYAQGGPPLHPHDPRTRPGMSDRVASGPAGMQNGRPHSTGPAPPGPGQPQHAPTAPAGAPGVDIGFAAPHSGKAEVPQDPTWRERRERRGSRGDRYNRGQDQALPQYQNLQSNHSMPNFNNPTQGNASRPESQPPPDQRRPTPSGSGPKPPEGSAYKPPAKESAPKPSTAAQVTAARPPGKGPKTFEEMGVPAGPAEKDCVVM; encoded by the exons ATGGCGAATTACGGCCACCCACCCGCCATGAGCTCGACCTTTGTGCCCGGCGGCTTCGACGATGACTACTACATGCCAGTGGCCAGTCCGCCGCTGATGGCCCCCGAACCGCAGAGGATCAACCCGGACATGTCGAACCAGATCGCTGGGGGCCTTCAGCACATGGACCTGAACGGGCAGTCGCGATCGTCGTACGTGAGCCCGCCCGAAGCCAACACACCGCACCTATCGCCCTTTCCCAAGCTGCAGAACCCGCCGCCGAACGTTCCTCCCTCCGATGATGAGCTCGAAGCGCGACTCGAGAATGCGCGCCTGCCTGTGCTCAACTCGAACGACCCGGAGATGCAACTAGCGTGGGCACAGGATGCTCTGACACATGTTGCAATATGCGCAGTAGAGGCAGAACGGTTGGCGGCGCTCAAGCCACAGCAGGCGCGAGCAGCGACGCCGAGGATAGAGCACCAGCTCAAATCGGATGCCATGAACATTGTCACATTCCTAGCAGACCAGCATCACCCGCGGGCAGAGTTTCTTCGAGGCATGTGGCTGGAGTGGGGCAGGTACGGTCAGCGGGAGGATAAGAAGGAGGCGTTCAGGTGCTATTCGAGAGCTGCCGACAGAGGCTACGTTCGAGCCGAGTACAGGATCGGCATGTTATACGAAGGATACAATGACCCGGCCAAAGCACTACGGCACTATCACAGAGGTGTCGATGCAGGGGACGCTGCGTCTTGCTACAGACTTGGAATGATGACAATACGAGGACAGCACGGCCAACAACAGGATTACACGAAAGGCATTGAGCTGATCAGAAAGTCTGCGGAGGGAGCGGACGAGAACGCAGCACAGGGCGCGTATGTTTATGGGATGCTGCTCGCAAGAGAGCTACCACAGGTCGTTGTTCCGGAGCAGTATCTGGAGCTTAATGAGCAGCTGGCGAAACAGTACATTGAAAAGGCCGCTTACATGAAGTTTGCCAAAGCACAGGTTAAGATGGGATCAGCATACGAGCTTGGGTCAATGGGTTGCGAATTCAGTCCGGCACTTTCAATACACTACAACGCATTGGCATCGAAGCAGGGAGAATCTGATGCGGACATGGCACTCAGCAAATGGTTCCTGGTCGGCTCAGAAGGTCTCTTTCCAAAGAATGAAGAGCTAGCATACACATACGCCGAACGAGCAGCATCTGGAGCTCTTCCTACGGCAGAATTCGCTCTCGGCTACTTCAACGAGATCGGCATGCACGTGCCCGTGGATCTCGAAAAGGCGGAAGAGTGGTATCAGAAAGCGGCCAAGCACGGCAACAGCGATGCCAAGAACCGCCTTGAAGGCTTATCCAGGAAACAGGTGCTCACAAGGACAGACCACGAGAAGACTGCGATCAACAGGATCAAATTACAGCACGGTTCAATGCGGGGACAACGACCGACGAGGTTCCAAAGACAGCAACCTTCGGTGGGCACGATCGAGGAGAGTGCATCTGGCGCACCTTATGGCGATGGCTATGGTGCAGTGCAGCCTTCTAGAAACTCCAGCAGAACTCCATATCCTGAAGACAACGGCCCTCCACAGATTGGACATCTACCAGCACTTGATGCAAGGCCCACCTCTGTTGCGCCCTATCCAATGAGTGATGGCCCTCCTCCGGGTGCACACACCTCGCCTCAAGTGGGCACTGGCCCAGCTGGTGGCTTCTTCAACCCGGGAGGACCACAAGGCCCAAGACCTGCCACTACAATCAACGCAGATCGTCCTACATCTGCTTTCGGCATAAGAAGTGATCATCATGGCGACCCGAACTTCCGACCAAACTCTACTGCGTCCGTACCCACGAGGCAACAACCATATCCCGGACGACTCGCGCCAGCACCGTTGGGAGGTGGGCTTCGGCCACAGACAGCACGCCCGTATGAACAGCGGCAGACGTCGGCGCCAGCTTACGGACAAGGCTCCGCCGGCTATGCTCAAGGTGGTCCACCACTGCATCCGCATGATCCTCGTACTAGGCCTGGTATGTCAGATCGTGTGGCTTCAGGCCCGGCTGGAATGCAGAACGGTCGGCCGCACAGCACTGGACCAGCGCCTCCCGGACCAGGCCAACCTCAACATGCACCTACTGCTCCTGCAGGCGCTCCTGGCGTTGACATTGGCTTCGCAGCACCGCACTCTGGCAAGGCAGAAGTGCCACAAGACCCAACATGGCGAGAACGACGAGAACGCAGAGGTAGCCGAGGCGATCGATACAACCGCGGCCAGGACCAAGCACTACCGCAGTACCAGAATCTTCAGTCGAATCACAGTATGCCGAACTTCAACAACCCGACACAAGGGAACGCATCGAGGCCGGAGTCACAACCTCCGCCAGATCAAAGGAGACCGACACCCAGTGGGAGTGGCCCTAAGCCTCCCGAGGGGAGTGCTTATAAGCCTCCCGCGAAAGAGTCGGCACCCAAGCCATCGACAGCGGCACAGGTCACCGCAGCAAGACCGCCAGGCAAAGGACCAAAGACGTTCGAAGAGATGGGTGTACCTGCAGGGCCCGCGGAGAAGGATTGT GTTGTAATGTAA
- a CDS encoding Dihydrolipoyllysine-residue acetyltransferase component of acetoin cleaving system has translation MPFATVNGHRIHYMDTKQQGATIIDNHLPIVMIHGLGSSQNYYVPVIGQPELQGHHCLALSTYGAAQSKSQGEKLTLEQLADDVVAMMDHVNIRKAIIAGHSMGGPMAFTIAAKYPDRVAGVVGIGPVNPSSVNPAVFQSRIETVTKDGMDPLANSVPQAATNAKSTPLHRAFIRELITNQDPKAYASHCEVIVNMKDAGFELIKAPALILAGDEDKSAPMEGCQYIHSHLGSQQKELKVLKGVGHWHCIEAPEQVAKEIAAFAFKVANA, from the exons ATGCCGTTCGCGACCGTTAATGGCCACCGGATCCACTACATGGACACCAAGCAGCAAGGCGCCACTATTATCGACAATCACTTACCGATTGTGATGATCCACGGCCTTGGCTCTTCTCAGAACTACTACGTCCCAGTGATTGGTCAGCCGGAGCTCCAAGGTCATCACTGTTTAGCACTCAGCACATACGGTGCTGCCCAGTCAAAGTCGCAGGGCGAGAAGCTCACTCTGGAGCAATTGGCAGATGATGTGGTTGCAATGATGGATCATGTCAACATTCGGAAAGCGATCATCGCCGGTCATTCCATGGGAGGTCCGATGGCTTTCACGATCGCAGCAAAGTATCCGGATCGTGTGGCGGGAGTGGTTGGCATTGGTCCAGTGAACCCATCGAGTGTCAATCCTGCAGTCTTCCAATCCAGGATCGAAACTGTGACCAAAG ATGGCATGGATCCTCTTGCGAACTCTGTCCCGCAAGCCGCTACGAACGCCAAGTCAACACCGCTGCACAGGGCATTCATCAGAGAGCTCATCACGAACCAGGATCCGAAGGCGTACGCCTCGCATTGCGAGGTCATCGTGAACATGAAGGATGCTGGCTTCGAACTAATCAAGGCACCAGCATTAATCCTCGCCGGTGACGAGGACAAGTCTGCACCGATGGAGGGCTGTCAGTATATCCACTCACACCTCGGCAGCCAGCAAAAGGAGTTGAAGGTGTTGAAGGGCGTTGGCCATTGGCATTGTATCGAGGCTCCGGAGCAGGTTGCGAAGGAGATTGCGGCCTTTGCATTCAAGGTCGCCAATGCATGA
- a CDS encoding GTP-binding protein rhoA, protein MPDAETVLSCESKSQVVQESVGMHEEYTGGSRSQSPPVGIVVDRSEDGDSYDSDAELDIVMTTALLGNGKRKLAAGDLAAAERVFHKCSARLPSTFADVCLDDPSDTRAMTLDHIFRTDSILDTPTDGTYHIGVPTRLSYAKAKLVGHDVQEPPARNVSLLNTIDQLPSSLEHHTRDVASQLITDCPETLPELDHVVGSACQVDGVSIPAPLTRRNSWTQADIDYEKLLGTDKRAPLESDNLSRSRASALQPQATDAWEEKKIAQRSWARRNGKRVSRASRARPLLPGLDASTAPIPKPRVAGVNPEVSTASAGVEHGLYGQHEAGSTWAAPKSMLYGRSAARMSIDEWQEKEFAKRLRAHTWEVDVSANVYPSYVIDSEPDFANATYAAPFAENEREPTGKHDSALLLGGDQQHGLMDHKMQSKADSELPSFKDMRPGEFSTMPDRNPDGVPRRTLTSASVVSYATTMSRARSADSSTTIKPNKRDNDLTPTVSAPSRPPKLVLIGDALCGKTAIARRFADGEYNESWGQIGAFNYNMSVETDRPGKTIEIDLWDTAGQEEFSPVRQLAYVKPQCILICFAVDSIDSFDDAMHAWTGEVFEFCRDVPTLLIGCKTDLRHHAGSFPPPVSREQGTKLAAEIGAGKYLECSAKENTGVVEVFEAVMQLGLAQKTKKTTKRKSIFGLLGSY, encoded by the exons ATGCCCGACGCCGAGACGGTCCTGTCTTGTGAAAGTAAATCCCAAGTCGTTCAGGAGTCTGTGGGTATGCACGAAGAGTACACCGGTGGATCGCGGTCTCAGTCTCCGCCTGTTGGGATTGTAGTCGATCGCAGCGAAGATGGGGACAGTTATGACTCGGACGCAGAACTGGATATCGTGATGACTACGGCATTACTAGGGAATGGGAAGAGGAAGCTGGCCGCCGGGGACCTGGCGGCGGCTGAAAGAGTGTTCCACAAATGCTCTGCCAGACTTCCGAGCACTTTTGCGGACGTCTGCTTAGATGATCCGTCGGACACTCGGGCGATGACTCTAGACCATATCTTTCGAACCGATAGCATCCTGGACACACCGACAGATGGCACTTATCACATTGGAGTACCAACTCGCCTATCCTATGCGAAAGCAAAACTCGTTGGACACGATGTTCAAGAACCACCGGCACGAAACGTTTCACTCTTGAACACGATCGACCAGTTGCCGTCTTCTCTCGAGCACCACACACGCGACGTAGCATCTCAGCTGATCACTGACTGCCCAGAGACATTACCAGAACTTGATCATGTTGTAGGCAGCGCTTGCCAGGTAGACGGGGTTTCAATACCAGCCCCTTTGACGAGAAGGAATTCTTGGACCCAGGCCGACATTGATTATGAGAAATTGTTAGGCACCGACAAGCGAGCTCCTCTCGAGTCCGACAATCTCTCGCGCAGTAGAGCCTCGGCACTGCAACCCCAAGCTACTGACGCTTGGGAGGAGAAGAAGATAGCGCAGCGGTCGTGGGCTCGTCGAAATGGCAAAAGAGTCTCTCGAGCATCCCGTGCTCGCCCTCTGCTTCCGGGACTCGATGCCAGCACAGCTCCTATCCCAAAACCGAGAGTCGCTGGTGTCAATCCTGAAGTGTCAACGGCCTCTGCTGGAGTTGAGCACGGGCTCTACGGTCAGCACGAAGCTGGCTCGACATGGGCCGCGCCCAAGAGCATGCTCTATGGCAGGTCTGCTGCAAGAATGTCAATAGATGAGTGGCAGGAAAAGGAATTCGCGAAGCGACTAAGGGCCCATACATGGGAGGTCGATGTGAGCGCCAACGTCTACCCTTCTTATGTGATCGATTCTGAGCCGGATTTCGCTAATGCGACCTACGCTGCGCCATTTGCAGAGAACGAAAGGGAGCCCACTGGAAAGCATGATTCCGCATTGCTACTGGGAGGCGATCAGCAACATGGTCTCATGGACCACAAGATGCAAAGTAAGGCCGACTCTGAGCTCCCTAGCTTCAAGGACATGCGACCGGGAGAGTTCTCAACAATGCCCGATCGGAATCCTGATGGCGTACCAAGGCGTACACTGACCAGTGCGAGCGTTGTGTCTTATGCTACAACCATGTCCAGAGCCCGCTCAGCGGACTCTTCCACGACAATAAAGCCCAATAAGCGAGACAATGATCTGACCCCTACAGTCAGTGCGCCATCACGACCTCCAAAGCTCGTGCTCATTGGAGATGCACTGTGCGGGAAAACTGCAATCGCGAGGAGATTTGCGGACGGTGAATACAATGAGTCCTGGGGTCAGATCGGCGCTTTCAACTACAACATGTCCGTCGAGACAGATCGTCCGGGCAAAACAATCGAAATCGATCTCTGGGACACTGCTGGACAAGAAGAGTTCTCTCCGGTGAGGCAACTGGCTTATGTCAAGCCGCAGTGCATTCTCATCTGTTTTGCTGTTGATTCGATCGATTCCTTCGATGACGCGATGCATGCC TGGACCGGGGAAGTGTTCGAATTCTGTCGAGATGTACCGACCCTTCTTATCGGTTGCAAGACTGATCTCAGGCACCATGCAGGGTCCTTCCCACCGCCAGTATCGAGAGAGCAG GGAACCAAACTCGCAGCTGAGATTGGAGCTGGGAAGTATCTGGAGTGCTCCGCAAAGGAGAACACCGGTGTCGTAGAGGTCTTCGAGGCTGTTATGCAGCTTGGCCTTGCACAGAAGACGAAGAAGACGACGAAGAGGAAGAGCATCTTCGGCTTGTTAGGCTCCTACTGA
- a CDS encoding Calcium channel, which yields MARRSFAQPDRLTTMDGDGDTAPTSLSRTTTQLEEQRRPSSIEANDQHSFTYGTTPRNDSNDDASSQHIRMASPVRPRLPTRNTLRGTSAAKLQEALRLARAREEQETLLGENEEADDDGCYPPRKNSDPTVPNPHAELPVYTTIHKIRRLIIASLDDPYSNEQLKSPRMNVAVVRPLIDHLYDADDVSVVFCLLVNRAQFLREQSYQAHHQTVNITRANLCEIVASRILRRFDEDHEGRMGLLKVAHVLVAGFEPFQNAPRDITRDHRTDLHWTVKWKLARPEYQRMLTALEVAIVTEAKMFLSSSACQKIVENVYRGRIIYTPTSFIDILPDHYKNRGITLYDPRKAPYLNQYRLIVPRTRSLIETVQFVILLVLYLALMISTAEEKGPSHLSFTALEFVFVVYAIGWNVDELASITEHGWTVHTENLWSFLDLAFVLIFWTYFGIRIHALRVGDPEYSLLAEQILSLGAPVLLPRLAFCLMSENMLFISLRAMMADFTFLTVLACWCFGGFILALSWLSEGQEGFLNHTVITICKWMLWIWFGLDGTGVQRSVEMHWFLGPLLMITFAFLGNTLFLTILVAMLSNTYNNLSRNATAEIEFRRAVLTFEGVKSDAIFAYRPPLNVIALIVLLPLKFILSARWFHKVNITAIRILNFPILILITLYERRYLWKRARFLSPPRKHTWLSMWERFGAHGDLQAVFDTDPPQSVLDEMDDVDDVFTEYDEMDFATAVRTRRGSRAFSDASGVFGGAGMSRSRSRMNGFRRRATTQASLGTMDGGGTRDDDLPEPEGNGV from the exons ATGGCGCGTAGATCGTTTGCACAG CCGGATCGGTTGACGACGATGGATGGAGATGGCGATACGGCGCCCACGTCACTCTCGCGAACGACAACACAACTGGAGGAACAACGACGGCCCAGCTCGATAGAAGCCAACGACCAACACAGCTTCACGTACGGTACAACACCACGCAACGACTCCAACGACGATGCCTCATCACAACATATCCGCATGGCATCGCCAGTACGGCCACGCTTACCTACACGCAACACCTTACGAGGGACCAGCGCCGCAAAGCTTCAAGAGGCATTGCGACTAGCTCGAGCACGAGAAGAGCAGGAAACATTGCTTGGCGAGAACGAAGAGGCAGACGATGATGGATGCTATCCTCCTAGGAAGAACTCCGATCCAACAGTGCCGAATCCGCACGCTGAGCTACCGGTGTATACTACAATACACAAGATCAGACGGCTCATCATAGCCAGTCTTG ACGATCCATACAGCAACGAGCAATTGAAGAGTCCCAGAATGAACGTCGCCGTCGTCAGGCCGTTGATCGATCACTTATACGATGCAGACGATGTATCTGTCGTCTTTTGCCTACTGGTCAATCGCGCACAGTTCCTGCGAGAACAGTCCTACCAGGCACACCACCAAACTGTCAACATTACCCGAGCCAACCTCTGCGAAATCGTTGCGAGTAGAATTCTGCGGCGATTCGACGAGGACCACGAAGGACGAATGGGTCTGCTGAAAGTGGCGCATGTCCTTGTCGCTGGCTTTGAGCCATTTCAGAACGCACCTCGAGACATCACCCGTGACCACCGGACCGACCTACATTGGACCGTCAAATGGAAGCTGGCACGACCGGAATACCAGCGAATGCTTACAGCACTGGAAGTCGCGATCGTGACAGAAGCAAAAATGTTCCTGTCTTCCTCGGCATGTCAAAAGATTGTTGAGAATGTGTATCGCGGCCGTATCATCTATACGCCCACATCCTTCATCGACATCCTGCCAGACCACTACAAGAACCGCGGCATCACACTTTACGATCCTCGAAAGGCACCTTACCTCAACCAGTATCGACTGATAGTACCCAGGACGAGAAGCTTGATCGAAACAGTGCAATTCGTGATACTTTTGGTGCTATACCTCGCACTGATGATCTCCACAGCAGAAGAAAAAGGACCGAGCCATCTCAGCTTCACTGCGTTGGAGTTCGTCTTCGTTGTCTACGCCATTGGCTGGAACGTGGATGAATTGGCGAGTATCACCGAACACGGCTGGACTGTGCATACCGAGAACCTGTGGTCATTCCTCGATCTTGCCTTCGTCTTAATATTCTGGACATACTTTGGCATTCGCATACACGCCCTTCGAGTCGGAGATCCAGAGTATAGCCTACTCGCAGAACAGATCCTATCACTAGGCGCACCGGTTCTCCTCCCGAGGCTGGCTTTCTGCCTCATGTCCGAGAATATGCTCTTCATCTCCCTCCGTGCCATGATGGCCGATTTCACCTTTCTCACTGTGCTCGCCTGCTGGTGCTTTGGGGGCTTCATCTTGGCTCTATCGTGGCTGTCCGAAGGTCAAGAAGGGTTCCTTAACCACACCGTCATCACAATCTGCAAATGGATGCTCTGGATCTGGTTCGGTCTTGACGGCACAGGCGTCCAGCGCTCGGTCGAAATGCACTGGTTTCTTGGACCTCTTTTGATGATCACCTTTGCGTTTCTGGGCAACACACTCTTCCTCACAATTTTAGTGGCGATGCTGAGCAATACTTACAACAACCTCTCTCGCAACGCCACAGCAGAGATCGAATTCCGTCGCGCAGTCTTGACATTCGAAGGCGTCAAGTCTGATGCGATCTTCGCATACAGGCCACCGCTCAACGTCATCGCCCTCATCGTCCTCTTACCACTAAAGTTCATCCTATCAGCCCGCTGGTTCCACAAAGTCAACATCACCGCCATCCGGATCCTCAACTTCCCGATCCTCATCCTCATCACTCTATACGAGCGCCGCTACCTCTGGAAACGAGCTCGATTCCTCTCACCACCGAGAAAGCATACATGGCTCAGTATGTGGGAACGCTTTGGAGCGCATGGGGATCTTCAAGCTGTGTTTGACACGGATCCGCCGCAGAGTGTGCTGGATGAGATGGATGATGTGGATGATGTGTTTACGGAGTACGATGAGATGGACTTCGCGACAGCGGTGAGGACTAGACGGGGGAGTAGGGCGTTCAGTGATGCGAGTGGAGTGTTTGGGG